A stretch of Brevundimonas naejangsanensis DNA encodes these proteins:
- the darT gene encoding type II toxin-antitoxin system toxin DNA ADP-ribosyl transferase DarT, with product MTHVGNLQTILAAGELRATARLNAQGTAFTNIAYSSIQAQRAGKVVTCGPGGSLHDYVPFYFTRRSPMLYTINRGNVPCEGGQGALVHLVSNAQAVAAAGLGFAFSDGHGIMAYSSFYDDLAHLGEIDWDVIAAGQWADTVEDGDRKRRKQAEFLVRDRFPIALLQGAVVQTQARADQVNAIAASARQPLRVVVRPDWYY from the coding sequence ATGACCCATGTCGGAAATCTGCAGACGATCCTGGCTGCCGGGGAGTTGCGGGCGACGGCGAGGCTGAATGCGCAAGGTACCGCCTTCACCAACATCGCTTACAGTTCCATCCAGGCGCAACGCGCGGGGAAGGTTGTCACTTGCGGGCCTGGCGGGTCGCTCCATGACTATGTGCCGTTCTATTTCACCCGGCGCAGCCCGATGCTCTACACGATCAACCGCGGCAACGTGCCGTGTGAAGGTGGGCAGGGTGCACTCGTCCACCTAGTTTCAAACGCCCAAGCGGTCGCGGCGGCCGGTCTGGGGTTCGCCTTTAGTGACGGCCATGGAATCATGGCCTACTCCAGTTTCTACGATGACCTGGCGCATCTGGGTGAGATCGACTGGGATGTCATCGCGGCCGGTCAATGGGCGGATACGGTTGAAGATGGGGATCGCAAGCGGCGCAAACAGGCCGAGTTCCTCGTGAGGGACCGGTTTCCAATCGCCTTGCTTCAAGGGGCCGTGGTTCAGACACAGGCTCGCGCCGATCAGGTGAACGCGATCGCGGCGAGCGCCAGGCAGCCGTTGCGGGTGGTCGTTCGCCCCGACTGGTACTATTGA
- a CDS encoding IS5 family transposase, which yields MGRSRGGRTTKIHGLVDDRGRPRVLLLSVGYTNDITMAHALIEAAGPFQKLLADRGYGADHLRKRLAERNAEAVIPTTTSRKRPIPYDVVAYRQRNTVERLWARLKDYRRVATRYDKLAANYLSGVLIAATICYWAK from the coding sequence ATAGGCCGCTCCAGAGGCGGTCGGACGACCAAGATCCACGGACTGGTGGACGACCGAGGCAGGCCCCGCGTGCTGCTGCTAAGCGTCGGATACACCAACGACATCACCATGGCCCACGCTCTGATCGAGGCCGCCGGGCCGTTTCAAAAGCTGCTGGCTGATCGCGGCTACGGCGCCGATCATCTCAGGAAACGTCTGGCTGAGCGCAACGCCGAAGCCGTCATCCCGACCACCACATCGCGAAAACGCCCCATCCCCTACGACGTCGTCGCCTATCGCCAGCGCAACACTGTCGAGCGCCTCTGGGCCAGGCTCAAGGACTATCGCCGTGTCGCCACCCGCTACGACAAGCTCGCGGCCAACTACCTCTCCGGCGTGCTCATCGCCGCGACCATCTGTTACTGGGCCAAATGA
- a CDS encoding transposase yields the protein MTKLGRDCPAEYGPYTTVYNRFDRWSRQGVWHDIFKALTGHSGIYSSAAIDSTSVKAHRSAAGAKGGPSSRA from the coding sequence ATGACGAAGCTTGGGCGCGACTGCCCGGCCGAGTACGGGCCGTACACAACGGTCTACAACCGCTTCGACCGCTGGAGCCGCCAAGGCGTCTGGCACGACATCTTCAAAGCCTTGACCGGCCACAGCGGCATCTACTCCAGCGCCGCCATCGACTCGACCTCGGTCAAGGCTCACCGGTCAGCGGCGGGCGCTAAAGGGGGGCCTTCTTCCAGAGCATAG
- a CDS encoding helix-turn-helix domain-containing protein, protein MKLSLAAMNGRALVAWNLKKLRTERGISQERLAADADIDRAYLSEIERQLGNASVDLLDRLAGVLGVAVSAFFVLPEQGEAAPQSLPSGRHPKS, encoded by the coding sequence GTGAAGCTGTCGCTTGCCGCCATGAATGGTCGGGCGCTGGTGGCGTGGAATCTCAAGAAGTTGCGGACCGAGCGTGGTATTTCGCAGGAGCGCTTAGCCGCGGACGCGGACATTGATCGTGCCTACCTAAGCGAGATCGAACGTCAGTTGGGTAATGCGTCTGTCGACCTGCTGGATCGACTCGCGGGCGTGCTGGGAGTGGCGGTTTCGGCGTTCTTCGTTCTGCCCGAACAAGGCGAGGCTGCCCCTCAGTCCCTACCGAGTGGCCGTCACCCTAAATCCTAA
- the darG gene encoding type II toxin-antitoxin system antitoxin DNA ADP-ribosyl glycohydrolase DarG, producing the protein MIKLAQGDLLQSGAEAIINTVNCVGVMGKGIALQFKQEFPGNYEAYRRACDAGEVRLGEMFVFDTGSMINPRWIINFPTKGHWKAKSRIDDIASGLKDLRRVIETLGVRSIAVPPLGCGNGGLDWADVEPMIRTALGNLEDVEVMLFPPSGAPKVDSMRVNTARPNMSRGRALVLSLLGLYGAAGYRHSLLEIQKLTYFLQESGEDLKLGFQKHHYGPYAENLNHVLQRIEGHFIRGYGDRSQAAEIAVLDDGRQEAEAFLDADETAQARLDRVAELIEGFETPYGLELLSTVHWIATHDAEAAREPDRVVDAVRSWNPRKAATLREPHIRTALIHLRSHGWISEQAA; encoded by the coding sequence ATGATCAAACTCGCCCAGGGCGATCTCCTCCAGTCCGGTGCCGAAGCCATTATCAACACCGTCAATTGCGTCGGTGTGATGGGCAAGGGTATCGCTCTGCAGTTCAAGCAGGAGTTTCCGGGAAACTATGAAGCCTATCGGCGCGCCTGCGATGCGGGCGAGGTGCGTTTGGGCGAGATGTTCGTGTTCGACACCGGCAGTATGATCAACCCGCGTTGGATCATCAACTTTCCAACCAAGGGGCACTGGAAAGCCAAGTCCCGGATCGACGATATCGCGTCCGGTTTGAAGGATCTCAGGCGAGTGATCGAAACCCTTGGTGTACGGTCCATCGCCGTTCCGCCGCTGGGTTGCGGCAATGGAGGTCTGGACTGGGCCGACGTCGAGCCCATGATCCGAACGGCCTTGGGCAATCTGGAAGATGTTGAAGTAATGCTGTTCCCGCCTTCGGGAGCGCCCAAGGTCGACAGCATGCGGGTCAATACCGCGCGGCCCAACATGAGCCGGGGCAGGGCCCTAGTCCTGAGCCTTCTGGGGCTCTATGGCGCCGCCGGATATCGACACAGCCTGCTCGAGATTCAGAAGCTGACCTATTTCCTCCAGGAGTCGGGCGAGGACCTCAAGCTGGGGTTCCAGAAGCATCACTACGGCCCTTATGCCGAGAACCTGAACCATGTGCTGCAGCGGATCGAAGGGCATTTCATCCGCGGTTATGGCGATCGCAGCCAGGCGGCCGAGATCGCGGTGCTCGACGATGGACGGCAAGAGGCCGAGGCTTTTCTCGACGCCGACGAGACCGCCCAGGCGCGGCTGGATCGGGTTGCCGAGCTGATCGAAGGGTTCGAGACTCCCTACGGTCTGGAACTGCTATCGACCGTGCACTGGATCGCGACCCATGACGCCGAGGCGGCTCGCGAGCCGGACCGGGTGGTAGACGCCGTTCGATCTTGGAACCCGCGCAAGGCGGCGACCCTGCGTGAGCCCCATATCCGAACGGCGCTCATCCATCTGCGCTCGCACGGCTGGATCAGTGAACAGGCCGCCTGA